From the genome of Turicibacter faecis, one region includes:
- a CDS encoding PH domain-containing protein, which produces MESKIAALMSTSLNDGRDLFDFIMNEDEKVLLSFRSVRDRLVVTNKKLLIIDIQGITGRKKEYMIIPFSKITAFSCESSGTFDLDAELKVWASGINQMQFEFIKGTNIRPLIQVLNQAIC; this is translated from the coding sequence CGTCTTTGAATGATGGAAGAGATTTATTTGATTTTATCATGAATGAGGATGAAAAAGTTTTATTGTCCTTTCGATCAGTACGGGATCGTTTAGTCGTAACGAATAAGAAATTATTAATTATTGATATTCAAGGGATTACCGGACGAAAGAAAGAATACATGATTATCCCGTTTTCGAAAATTACAGCTTTCTCATGTGAAAGCTCCGGAACATTTGATTTAGATGCGGAGTTAAAGGTCTGGGCCTCTGGTATCAATCAGATGCAATTTGAATTTATCAAGGGAACGAATATTCGTCCCTTGATTCAAGTGTTAAATCAAGCAATCTGTTAG